Below is a genomic region from bacterium.
GGGAGCATCTCGGTGAAAGACCTGCAGGACTTCTTCGCCGAAATCGAGGAAATCAGCTCGGGGCACACCGTCGAGCTGGTCACCTTCGACGTCCAGGTGCAGCCGGTCAACGGCGAGTACGTCCGGGCCTACCGCCGGGGCGACTGGCGGAGAATCAATCTCAAGGGTGGCGGCGGAACCTCCTTCGTCAACGCCTTCCACTGGGTGGACGAGCACCGCC
It encodes:
- a CDS encoding VWA-like domain-containing protein, encoding GSISVKDLQDFFAEIEEISSGHTVELVTFDVQVQPVNGEYVRAYRRGDWRRINLKGGGGTSFVNAFHWVDEHRLWAACNVVLTDGCALWPKGYAGLELIWCLTKGRHAVKPPFGDVVRIGGENR